The segment AAGACCGAGCGAACGATGCCGACGGAGTGGTAGACTCCGATGGAGCGCCGGCAGAGCAGACGAAAGCGGAGTGGCTCGCGGATATGGGCGAGAAGTTCGCCAAGTTCGCGGCGACCGTCAAATCGAATGGCCACCTCGTCGTCTTCATCGGGGATATGTATCGCGAGCAGTCCTACGAGTTCCTCTCGGCCGACCTCGCGCGCGCCGTCGAATCCGCGGCCCCCGTTCGACTGGTCGCCAACCTGATCTGGTACGATCCCTCAAAGGACCTCCACGTCTACGGTTACCCGTTCTCGTACGTCCCGTCGATGGTTCACCAGAACGTGCTCGTCTTCAGGCCGGATCGATCGGAGTGAGCGGAATCGACGGATCGCCGACGGACATTTCCTCGCCGTCTGACGATCGTCACGCAATCGTCTGACGCAGTTTTATCATGTATCGAACCAACGAATCAAACAGGCGCGCATCGCGTGACGGGTACCAATCTCCCCCCATCCTCCCGTCGGCGCGCCTCCCCCCATTCGCTCCCCACTTTACTCACCTCCACTTTCGGCTCGGATGTGCGTGTGAACTAACGACTCGAGAGACGAGACATCGACCCATGAGAGACGAGACAGTGACAGCCGAACACTCGACGGGCGGAACCGACGACGCCACCGTTCGTCGAAGGAGAGAACGCTAACTCGAGGCGGGCGAGAGGGTCGTTCGGACCTCCTCCGCCGACTCGGTTTCCGTGATGATGGCGACTTCGTCGCCGGACGCCAGTTCGGTGCCGGGGAGCGGGATGGTCAACGGGTCGGTCGCGCGCCCGTGGGCGTAGATTCGGGCGTTGCCGGGCAACTCGAGTTCGCTGATTCGCTTTCCGACGGCGTTCGAGCCGTCCGCGATCTCGACGACCGTGAGTTGCAACGATTCCGTGAGGTCCGCGACGACGTTGAAATCGCCGCCGAGCAACGCGGTTTTCGCGCCGGCCGCTCCGAGACGCTCGGGGTAGACGATCTCATCGACGTCAGCCGCGTACTTCTCGTAGATGTCCTGTCGGTAATCCTCGTCGATGCGCAACACGGTTCGACACCCGTGGTGCGCGCCGACCATGCACGCTGCGAAGTTGACGTTCAAGTCGGGCGTGAACGTGCCGATGGCGTCTGCGGTGTCGATTCCCGCGTCCAGTAGGACCGCTTCGTCCGCGCCGTCGCCGTGGACGGTGTCGAACCCGTCGCCGACGGCTCTGTCGATCCGGTCGGAATCGTTATCGACGACGACGACGTCGTGTCCTTCCTCCGAGAGAACGCGCGTCGTCCGCGATCCCACGCGACCGTACCCAACGATAACAAACCTCATGGTATGCCGTACGTGGTGGACGGTCAAATACGTTGGTCCCAGTGCCGTAGTTGGTCCCAGTACCACGGTTGGTTCCATACCGGAGGGTGCTCCCCTACTCGAGGGCGGGCGCTCGAACCGACGATCCACCGGTTCCTCGAGCGACCCAGATCTACGGCATATGCACGAACGTGCAATAGTAGTGGCCAGTCGAGACAGGAAGCGTTAACTTACCGGTGTCGCTATGCTCGTTCATCCAACATGGGGGCACGTGAGACGATCGCGGAGTTCTTCGGCTTCGACGAGTACGGCACCGATCTCAGAACCGAGTCGATCGCGGGACTCACGACGTTTCTGGCGATGGCGTACATCATCGTCGTGAACCCGAGCATCCTCACCGATGCGATCCTCTACAATCACGCTACCGGCGAGATCCAATCGTCGACGATGATACAGGGGACGGAGTACACCGCGAACGAACTCTTCCAGATGATCGCCGTGGTCACCATCCTGGCCTCGGTCGTGGCGATGGTGGTCATGGCACTGTACGCGAACCGGCCGTTCGGACTCGCGCCGGGAATGGGACTGAACGCCTTTTTCACCTACACGGTGGTCCTCATCCTCGGCGTTCCGTGGGAACTCGCGCTCGCTGCGGTCTTCGTCGAAGGGGTCGTCTTCATCGCACTGACCGCCGTGGGCGCTCGGAAGTACGTCCTCGAGTTGTTCCCCGAACCCGTCAAATTCGCCGTCGGCGCGGGGATCGGCGTCTACCTGCTGTTTCTCGGATTGCAGGAGATCGAACTGGTCGTTCCACACGACGATACGTTCATCACGCTCGGAAACGTCCTCCAGAGCCCGGTCGCGGCCCTCTCGCTGGTCGGGCTCACTGTCATGCTCTTGCTGTACGCCCGCGGCGTCAAGGGCTCGATCGTCATCGGCATCGTGTCGACGGCTATCGCCGGCTGGGCGCTGACGCTCGCCGGCGTCGTTCAACCCGACGTGCTCACGCCGGAGGGATCGTACGACAGCGTGACGAACGAGGGGATCGTTTCGATGCTCGCGTCGGTTCAGTACGACTTCACGCCGCTGTTCTGGGGATTCGTCGACGGGTTGGGCATGATCACCGAGGATCCGCTGGTGTTCGCCATGGTCGTCTTCACGTTCTTCTTCGTTGATTTCTTCGACACCGCCGGGACGCTCATCGGCGTCTCCCAGATCGGCGGCTTCCTCGACGAGGACGGCGACCTGCCCGAGGCCGAGAAACCGCTCATGGCCGACGCGGTCGGGACGACCGTCGGCGCGATGATCGGCACCTCCACGGTGACGACGTTCATCGAATCCTCGACCGGCCTCGAGGAGGGCGGCCGAACCGGGTTCACCACGCTGGTCGTCGCCGGCTTCTTCGCGCTCTCGTTGCTGATCGTTCCGTTGATATCCGCGATTCCGCAGTACGCGACCTATCTCGCGCTGGTCGTCGTCGGGATCATCATGCTCCAGGGCGTCGCCGACATCGACTGGAATCACCCGGCGTGGGCGATCTCCGGCGGCCTGACGATCACGATCATGCCGCTGACGACGTCGATCTCGAACGGCCTCGCGGCGGGAATCATCACCTACCCGCTGGTCAAGTCCGCGGTGGGCGAGTACCGCGACGTCTCGCTCGGCCAGTGGCTGCTCGCGATCTCGTTCATCGTCTACTTCGTCGCCTACTTCGCGGTGCAGGCCGGAATGGTCGCCTTCTGAGACGCCACCGGTCGGTACCAGTCGGCTATTGTCCTCGTTTTCGACCCGACCTGACAACCAACGTGCTCATACGGCTGGCCCGGCAAGACACTGTCATGGCAGACATCACGTTTTACGAACTGCCCGGTTGCCCGTTCTGTGCGAAAGTCCGAACGAAACTCGAGGAACTCGACCTCGAATACGACTCGGTCGAAGTGCCTCAGTCCCACGCCGAACGCACGGAGGTCGAGGAAGTAAGCGGCCAGACCGGCGTTCCCGTCATCGTCGACGAGGCCCACGGCGTCGACGGTATGCACGAGAGCGACGACATCGTCGCCTACCTCGAGGAGACGTACAACTAGCGAAGCGCGACGCGAACTTCGTTCCGAAAACAGCGCCAGGACCAGGATCGACTGCCGCGATAACCACCCTCGCGTGATCGACTGCGCTCGGGTTCGTGACGGCGGCCGCTACGCCGACACGGAGTATCCCGCGCCCTCGATCGCACCGCCGAGCGCGGCCGCGTCCGCCAGCGCCGGGTCGTGTTCGACGCGGACCTCGTTCGATTCGTGATCGGCGGTCGCCTCGGAGACCCCGTCGAGGCCCTCGAGGGCCTCGACGACGGTTTGCTCGCAGCCGTTGCAACTCATTCCAGTTACCTCGAGCGTCGTCTGTTCCATACCGGACGTACCCGATCCAACGGATTGAACGTTATCCTCTCGAGTGCGTCTCGGCCCGGTCCGAAGTCGCTCGAGCCCTACGTTCCATCGCTTTTCGCTTCGCGTCCCAGGTGTGACTCGACGGCCTTTACTTTGTCCCGCGCCGTCTGGTCGCTCGTTCGCTTGTCGTCGATTTTGAACACCGTGCTGACTCTATCCGCGTCGATAGCGTCGTGGGCCGCCTGCGCGGCGGCGAACAGTTCGTCCGTCGATTCGGCTTCGATGGTCGTTCCCATCGGGCCGGTTTCGTACGCGACGTCGTAATCCTCGAGCGCCGCCACGGCGTTCGCGACTTCTTCGGACATGCTGTCTTCGACGACTGGTGCCGTACTGAGAAAGCCGATGACTGTCATTGAGACAGCTATCGGCGTGGAGTATCCTAAAGCTCACCCCTCGGGCTATCGAGATCGGACTCGCGCCGGTGAAGCGGGCCGAAGGCGTCAGTTCGCGGGGCCGCGGGGCCGAGACTCCGGCGGGAAGACGACGATTTCCCCGTCGGCGTAGACGTATACTTCGTGCTCGAGGGCGGTGAACGCGACGTGACCGTCGGTTCGGCCGCTCCCGTCAGCTTTCGATGCGAACAGTCGCTCGAGGGCGTCCGGATCGACGCTGTCGTACAGGGAGAACTCCCCCTGCGAGACGTCGGTGTCCGCGATCGACGCCAGCGCGTGAACGACTGTCGTCGTCAAAGCCGCGCTGCCGTCGGGATCGTACTCGAAGCGGTATCGATCGTTCGCGTGGTCGTACTGGATGTCACTCGCCCCATCAGTGGTGTGAACTTTCGTTTGCATTTCGACACTCGGTGTTCAATCGTCCAATTGTGGATACCTGTTCATAG is part of the Halostagnicola kamekurae genome and harbors:
- a CDS encoding potassium channel family protein, encoding MRFVIVGYGRVGSRTTRVLSEEGHDVVVVDNDSDRIDRAVGDGFDTVHGDGADEAVLLDAGIDTADAIGTFTPDLNVNFAACMVGAHHGCRTVLRIDEDYRQDIYEKYAADVDEIVYPERLGAAGAKTALLGGDFNVVADLTESLQLTVVEIADGSNAVGKRISELELPGNARIYAHGRATDPLTIPLPGTELASGDEVAIITETESAEEVRTTLSPASS
- a CDS encoding NCS2 family permease, with translation MGARETIAEFFGFDEYGTDLRTESIAGLTTFLAMAYIIVVNPSILTDAILYNHATGEIQSSTMIQGTEYTANELFQMIAVVTILASVVAMVVMALYANRPFGLAPGMGLNAFFTYTVVLILGVPWELALAAVFVEGVVFIALTAVGARKYVLELFPEPVKFAVGAGIGVYLLFLGLQEIELVVPHDDTFITLGNVLQSPVAALSLVGLTVMLLLYARGVKGSIVIGIVSTAIAGWALTLAGVVQPDVLTPEGSYDSVTNEGIVSMLASVQYDFTPLFWGFVDGLGMITEDPLVFAMVVFTFFFVDFFDTAGTLIGVSQIGGFLDEDGDLPEAEKPLMADAVGTTVGAMIGTSTVTTFIESSTGLEEGGRTGFTTLVVAGFFALSLLIVPLISAIPQYATYLALVVVGIIMLQGVADIDWNHPAWAISGGLTITIMPLTTSISNGLAAGIITYPLVKSAVGEYRDVSLGQWLLAISFIVYFVAYFAVQAGMVAF
- a CDS encoding glutaredoxin family protein, translating into MADITFYELPGCPFCAKVRTKLEELDLEYDSVEVPQSHAERTEVEEVSGQTGVPVIVDEAHGVDGMHESDDIVAYLEETYN
- a CDS encoding heavy-metal-associated domain-containing protein, whose translation is MEQTTLEVTGMSCNGCEQTVVEALEGLDGVSEATADHESNEVRVEHDPALADAAALGGAIEGAGYSVSA
- a CDS encoding MTH1187 family thiamine-binding protein, producing the protein MTVIGFLSTAPVVEDSMSEEVANAVAALEDYDVAYETGPMGTTIEAESTDELFAAAQAAHDAIDADRVSTVFKIDDKRTSDQTARDKVKAVESHLGREAKSDGT
- a CDS encoding HalOD1 output domain-containing protein, with the translated sequence MQTKVHTTDGASDIQYDHANDRYRFEYDPDGSAALTTTVVHALASIADTDVSQGEFSLYDSVDPDALERLFASKADGSGRTDGHVAFTALEHEVYVYADGEIVVFPPESRPRGPAN